A single genomic interval of Bradyrhizobium sp. sBnM-33 harbors:
- a CDS encoding TetR/AcrR family transcriptional regulator: protein MSSDRTRSAILAAAEKLYADRGFGDVTLRDIVAEANVNLAAVNYHFGSKDELIAELFVTRSLATNRERLNELKLAEESGGGRAPIDAILHALVGPTLRGCLGPDREGSTAARFMIRASIESVPPIRRIKNREVDHLRKFIAAMRRSLPGRDDAELYWGLHFALAMSHHTIREKERLSRLSEGQCDLNDVDAIVDRVVAVSVMALTGGETPAKKAPVRPAAPHGRLTRQDL, encoded by the coding sequence ATGTCGAGCGATCGGACCCGGTCCGCCATCCTTGCCGCCGCGGAAAAGCTTTACGCCGACCGCGGCTTCGGCGACGTGACACTGCGCGACATCGTCGCGGAAGCCAACGTCAATCTCGCCGCGGTGAACTATCATTTCGGTTCCAAGGATGAATTGATTGCGGAGCTGTTCGTCACCCGCAGCCTCGCCACCAACCGCGAGCGGCTCAACGAGTTGAAGCTTGCGGAGGAAAGCGGCGGCGGCCGCGCGCCGATCGACGCCATTTTGCACGCGCTCGTAGGCCCCACCCTGCGCGGCTGCCTCGGCCCGGACCGCGAAGGCTCGACCGCAGCGCGCTTCATGATCCGCGCCTCGATTGAATCGGTTCCGCCTATCCGCCGCATCAAGAACCGCGAGGTCGATCATCTGCGGAAATTCATCGCCGCGATGCGCCGCTCGCTGCCCGGCCGCGACGACGCCGAGCTCTATTGGGGACTGCATTTCGCGCTGGCAATGTCGCATCACACCATCCGGGAAAAAGAGCGGCTGTCCAGATTGTCGGAAGGACAATGCGACCTCAATGACGTCGATGCCATCGTCGACCGCGTGGTCGCGGTCTCGGTGATGGCGCTGACGGGCGGCGAGACGCCGGCGAAGAAAGCGCCCGTCCGACCGGCGGCGCCGCATGGCAGGCTGACCCGGCAAGACTTGTGA
- a CDS encoding acyl-CoA dehydrogenase family protein has translation MNFDMSEKQKDWLNRVRAFMNTHVRPAVPIYKQQDAAGERWKVIPILEDLKKKARAEGLWNMFMPPSSHEDDEFRGAGLTNLEYAPLSEEMGRISWASEVFNCSAPDTGNMEVFMRYATKEQKRKWLRPLMDGEIRSAFLMTEPAVASSDATNIETRIEKDGDHYVINGRKWWSSGVGDPRCKVAILMGKTDPNAARHQQQSQIIVPLDTPGIKVEKMLPVFGFDDAPHGHAQVLLENVRVPRENILLGEGRGFEIAQGRLGPGRIHHCMRTIGKAEEALEKMVRRLSSRTAFGKKIIEHSVWEQRIAEARIDIEMNRLLCLKAADMMDKVGNKTAQLEIAMIKVAAPNMALKIIDNAIQAFGGGGVSDDAGLAVDYAHVRTLRLADGPDEVHNRAIARLELRKYANATN, from the coding sequence ATGAATTTCGACATGTCAGAGAAGCAGAAGGATTGGCTGAACCGAGTCCGCGCGTTCATGAACACGCATGTCCGTCCCGCAGTGCCGATCTACAAGCAGCAGGACGCCGCGGGCGAGCGCTGGAAGGTGATCCCGATTCTGGAAGATTTGAAGAAGAAGGCGCGCGCTGAAGGCCTCTGGAACATGTTCATGCCGCCGTCCTCGCATGAGGACGATGAATTCCGTGGCGCGGGATTGACCAATCTGGAATACGCGCCGCTCTCCGAAGAAATGGGCCGCATCAGTTGGGCTTCTGAAGTGTTCAACTGCTCCGCGCCTGATACCGGCAACATGGAAGTGTTCATGCGCTATGCCACCAAGGAGCAGAAGCGCAAATGGCTGCGTCCGTTGATGGACGGCGAGATCCGCTCCGCCTTCCTGATGACCGAGCCGGCGGTGGCATCCTCGGATGCCACCAACATCGAAACCCGTATCGAGAAGGATGGCGATCACTACGTCATCAACGGCCGCAAATGGTGGTCGTCCGGTGTCGGCGATCCCCGCTGCAAGGTGGCGATCCTGATGGGCAAGACCGACCCGAACGCGGCGCGGCACCAGCAGCAGTCGCAGATCATCGTTCCGCTCGACACGCCCGGCATCAAAGTGGAAAAAATGTTGCCAGTGTTCGGCTTCGATGACGCGCCGCACGGCCACGCCCAGGTGCTGCTGGAGAACGTCCGTGTTCCCAGGGAGAACATCCTGCTCGGCGAGGGCAGGGGCTTTGAGATTGCGCAGGGCCGTCTCGGCCCCGGCCGCATCCATCACTGCATGCGCACCATTGGCAAGGCCGAGGAGGCGCTGGAGAAGATGGTGCGCCGGCTGTCGTCGCGCACCGCGTTCGGCAAGAAGATTATCGAGCATTCGGTCTGGGAGCAGCGCATCGCGGAAGCCCGCATCGACATCGAGATGAACCGCCTGCTGTGCCTCAAGGCTGCCGACATGATGGACAAGGTTGGTAACAAGACCGCGCAACTCGAGATCGCCATGATCAAGGTGGCGGCGCCGAACATGGCGCTGAAGATCATCGACAACGCAATCCAGGCGTTCGGCGGCGGCGGCGTCTCCGATGACGCCGGACTGGCGGTGGACTACGCGCATGTGCGCACGCTGCGGCTGGCCGATGGTCCGGACGAGGTGCATAACCGCGCCATTGCCAGACTTGAACTTCGGAAGTATGCAAACGCTACGAACTAA
- a CDS encoding phosphotransferase family protein translates to MADGVRKDEEFSGTKEVEERHRINEASLDGWMREHVEGYQGPLKVLQFKGGQSNPTYKLETPARSYVMRRKPFGKLLPSAHAVDREFRVIAALGKQGFPVAKACALCTDDAVIGAAFYIMSMEDGRVFWDPTLPSQTPDNRRKIFTSKIETLAKLHVFNPEQIGLGDFGKPGNYFARQIDRWTKQYRASETQHIPEFEKVAEWLPRTVPEQKRVSIVHGDYRLDNMIFHATEPRVQAVLDWELSTLGDPMADFTYLLMQWTMPGLEKADLKALNIPSLEEAAQIYCDVTGMEVPDLNWYFAYNMFRLAGITQGIAGRIRDGTAANAKALESAARTVPLSRSSWEYAQKAGAT, encoded by the coding sequence GTGGCGGACGGCGTCAGGAAAGACGAAGAGTTCTCGGGCACCAAGGAAGTCGAGGAGCGCCATCGCATCAACGAGGCGAGCCTGGACGGCTGGATGCGCGAGCATGTCGAGGGCTACCAGGGGCCGCTAAAGGTCCTGCAGTTCAAGGGCGGCCAGTCTAACCCGACCTACAAACTCGAAACGCCGGCCCGATCCTACGTGATGCGCCGAAAACCTTTCGGCAAACTGCTGCCGTCGGCGCATGCGGTCGATCGCGAGTTCCGCGTTATTGCGGCGCTCGGCAAGCAGGGCTTTCCGGTCGCGAAGGCCTGCGCGCTGTGCACCGACGACGCCGTGATCGGCGCCGCCTTCTACATCATGTCGATGGAAGACGGCCGCGTGTTCTGGGATCCGACGCTTCCGAGCCAGACGCCGGATAACAGGCGCAAAATCTTCACCAGCAAGATCGAGACGCTGGCGAAGCTCCACGTCTTCAATCCGGAGCAGATAGGCCTTGGCGATTTCGGCAAGCCGGGCAATTATTTCGCGCGCCAGATCGACCGCTGGACCAAGCAATACCGCGCCTCGGAAACCCAGCACATTCCGGAATTCGAAAAGGTGGCCGAATGGCTGCCGCGCACTGTGCCTGAGCAGAAGCGCGTCTCGATCGTCCACGGCGACTACCGCCTCGACAACATGATTTTCCACGCGACGGAACCGCGCGTGCAGGCGGTGCTGGACTGGGAATTGTCGACGCTCGGCGATCCGATGGCCGACTTCACCTATCTGTTGATGCAGTGGACCATGCCCGGCTTGGAAAAAGCCGATCTCAAGGCGCTGAACATTCCGAGCCTGGAAGAGGCCGCGCAAATCTACTGCGACGTTACCGGCATGGAAGTGCCCGACCTCAACTGGTACTTCGCCTACAACATGTTCCGCCTTGCCGGCATCACGCAAGGTATCGCCGGACGGATCCGCGACGGCACCGCGGCAAACGCCAAGGCTCTGGAGTCGGCCGCGCGCACCGTGCCGCTGTCGAGGTCTTCCTGGGAATACGCTCAGAAGGCCGGCGCGACCTAA
- a CDS encoding DMT family transporter — MAVSMAAFTMNDSITKAVSSEMNFGQVMLVRGLFAIVLVAAFAYHQGALRPLRTLMLKPVALRVFGEIGGTISFMAALVHLPLANTSAIFQALPLAITLGAAVIFGEPVGWRRWSAIVAGFIGVLIIVRPGLAGFNQFALFALVSVAFCALRDLATRRIPTKIPSLFITLLTTVTVTTAGGAILVPLGGWTPPSTGALGLLTLAAVLLLIGYQCIISALRSGDISAVAPFRYSALLWAMLLGYVVFGDVPDAMMVLGASIIVLSGLYAFYRERIRHRTLAAESSGLPPDGL, encoded by the coding sequence ATGGCGGTATCCATGGCGGCGTTCACCATGAACGACTCCATCACCAAGGCCGTGTCGTCAGAGATGAACTTCGGCCAGGTGATGCTGGTGCGCGGGCTGTTCGCGATCGTGCTGGTCGCGGCGTTCGCCTACCATCAGGGCGCGCTGCGTCCGCTGCGCACGTTGATGCTCAAACCGGTGGCGCTCAGGGTGTTCGGCGAGATCGGCGGCACGATCTCGTTCATGGCGGCGCTCGTGCATCTGCCGCTCGCCAACACCTCGGCGATCTTCCAGGCGCTGCCGCTCGCGATCACGCTGGGCGCCGCGGTGATATTTGGCGAGCCGGTCGGCTGGCGGCGCTGGTCGGCGATTGTCGCAGGCTTTATCGGCGTGCTCATCATCGTGCGACCGGGGCTGGCGGGCTTCAACCAGTTCGCGCTGTTCGCGCTGGTGTCGGTGGCGTTCTGCGCGCTGCGCGATCTCGCGACCCGACGCATACCCACAAAGATCCCGTCGCTGTTCATCACCTTGCTGACCACGGTGACGGTGACCACGGCCGGCGGCGCCATCCTCGTTCCACTCGGCGGCTGGACGCCGCCGTCCACGGGCGCGCTCGGCCTGCTGACGCTGGCCGCGGTGCTGCTGCTGATCGGCTATCAATGCATCATCTCGGCGCTGCGCTCCGGCGATATCTCGGCGGTCGCCCCGTTCCGCTATTCCGCGCTGCTATGGGCGATGCTGCTAGGCTATGTCGTGTTCGGCGACGTGCCCGACGCGATGATGGTGCTGGGCGCCTCGATCATCGTGCTGTCAGGCCTCTATGCCTTCTACCGCGAGCGCATCCGCCACCGCACGCTGGCGGCGGAATCATCTGGCCTGCCGCCGGATGGGTTGTGA
- a CDS encoding NIPSNAP family protein, translated as MIQQLRIYEIFEKNKSAFHARFRDHAARIMQSRYGFKIVAMWETKLGERTEFAYLLEWPDEATKIAAWTAFKADAEWSEIKRVTHAEHGLMVGQIEDRLLAPTDYSPAKGRSLLATYA; from the coding sequence ATGATCCAGCAACTGCGCATCTACGAGATATTCGAGAAGAACAAGTCCGCCTTCCACGCCCGCTTTCGCGATCACGCCGCGCGCATCATGCAAAGCAGATACGGTTTCAAGATCGTTGCGATGTGGGAAACGAAATTAGGCGAACGAACCGAGTTCGCCTATCTGCTGGAATGGCCCGACGAGGCGACCAAGATCGCGGCGTGGACGGCTTTCAAGGCCGATGCCGAATGGTCCGAGATCAAGCGGGTGACGCATGCCGAGCATGGCCTGATGGTAGGTCAGATCGAAGACCGCCTGCTGGCGCCAACGGACTATTCGCCCGCGAAAGGCAGGAGCCTGCTTGCGACTTACGCGTAG
- a CDS encoding SDR family NAD(P)-dependent oxidoreductase — translation MGRLEGKSVVITGAGSGIGRAASVLFSREGAKLVIVDRAEGVKETAKLVSDAGGTVEAVMADAGSEADVKAFIDKAVSKYGRLDAIWANAGVSGGLVPLAEQTVEHWQEVLRINLIGPVLAIKHSMPHMIRQQSGSIVCTASVAGLKAGASGHPYGASKAGVISLVQTTAYSLSGTGVRINAICPGLIETGMTKPVFDRAKERGTSDKIGQLNPLKRAGQPHELAAMGLFLASDDASYVNGQAIPVDGGLTASMPYTGKPI, via the coding sequence ATGGGCCGCCTCGAAGGCAAATCCGTCGTCATCACAGGTGCTGGAAGCGGCATCGGGCGCGCTGCATCGGTGCTGTTCTCCAGGGAAGGCGCGAAGCTCGTCATCGTCGACCGCGCCGAGGGCGTGAAGGAGACCGCCAAGCTCGTCAGCGATGCCGGCGGTACGGTGGAGGCTGTGATGGCGGATGCCGGTTCGGAAGCCGATGTGAAGGCCTTCATAGACAAGGCGGTTTCGAAATACGGCAGGCTCGATGCGATCTGGGCCAATGCCGGCGTCAGCGGCGGGCTGGTGCCGCTGGCCGAGCAGACCGTCGAGCACTGGCAGGAAGTTCTGCGCATCAATCTGATCGGGCCGGTCCTCGCGATCAAGCACTCGATGCCACACATGATCCGGCAACAGTCCGGCTCGATCGTATGCACCGCCTCCGTCGCAGGCCTCAAGGCCGGCGCCAGCGGACATCCCTATGGCGCCAGCAAGGCCGGCGTCATCAGCCTGGTGCAGACCACCGCCTATTCGCTGTCCGGCACCGGCGTGCGCATCAACGCGATCTGCCCTGGCCTGATCGAGACCGGCATGACCAAGCCGGTGTTCGACCGCGCCAAAGAGCGCGGCACCTCCGACAAGATCGGCCAGCTCAATCCCCTGAAGCGCGCCGGCCAGCCGCACGAACTCGCAGCGATGGGCCTGTTCCTCGCCAGCGACGATGCTTCCTACGTCAACGGCCAGGCGATCCCGGTCGACGGCGGCCTTACCGCGTCGATGCCTTATACGGGCAAGCCGATTTAG
- a CDS encoding histidine phosphatase family protein, whose translation MSNADKPRLVTTRWWWVRHAPVREDNGCIYGQEDLGCDCGDRIVFEAVGKILPRNAVWYASNLKRTHQTAHAIWAAGFPKPMEMPHVHAFAEQHLGQWQGMNRAAFIASRPIGSHWFGAFDEPAPGGESFLDLYNRVCAAIERINLEQAGKDVIVVAHGGTIRAAVALALGGLPEKGLVFDIDNCSVTRLDHLASEGHSGWRLQMVNQQPWIADASHDAMHQPSGPEVEPPSTKLA comes from the coding sequence ATGTCCAATGCAGACAAACCGCGATTGGTCACCACGCGCTGGTGGTGGGTGCGTCATGCGCCGGTGCGCGAAGATAACGGCTGCATTTACGGGCAGGAGGATCTCGGCTGCGACTGCGGCGATCGCATCGTGTTCGAGGCGGTCGGAAAGATCCTGCCGCGCAACGCGGTCTGGTATGCAAGCAATCTGAAGCGCACGCATCAGACCGCGCACGCGATCTGGGCCGCCGGCTTTCCCAAGCCGATGGAGATGCCGCATGTGCACGCATTCGCCGAGCAGCATCTCGGCCAATGGCAAGGCATGAATCGCGCGGCATTCATCGCAAGCCGGCCGATCGGCAGCCATTGGTTTGGCGCCTTCGACGAGCCTGCGCCCGGCGGCGAGAGTTTCCTGGATCTCTACAATCGAGTCTGCGCCGCCATTGAGCGCATCAATCTCGAACAAGCGGGCAAGGACGTGATCGTCGTGGCGCATGGCGGCACGATCAGGGCCGCCGTCGCCCTTGCGCTCGGCGGCTTGCCCGAAAAAGGCCTGGTCTTCGATATCGACAATTGTTCGGTAACGCGGCTCGACCATCTCGCAAGCGAGGGCCACAGCGGTTGGCGGCTGCAGATGGTCAACCAGCAGCCGTGGATCGCGGATGCCTCGCACGACGCGATGCATCAGCCGTCCGGGCCGGAGGTCGAGCCGCCGTCGACCAAGCTCGCTTGA
- a CDS encoding SDR family NAD(P)-dependent oxidoreductase — protein MSLFDMTGKVAVITGSTRGIGRAIAERMAEHGAKVVISSRKQDVCDQVTKEINDKFGKGTAVAIAANISSKENLQNLVDESNRAFGKIDVLVCNAASNPYYGPLGGISDEQFRKILDNNIVANNWLINMVVPQMIERKDGSIIIVSSIGGLKGSTVLGAYAISKAADMQLARNLACEYGKHNIRVNCIAPGLIKTDFAKALWDNPETLKASTARSPLLRIGVPDEIAGAAVLMGSKAGDFMTGQTIVIDGGATIS, from the coding sequence ATGAGCTTGTTCGATATGACCGGGAAAGTAGCCGTCATCACCGGCTCCACGCGCGGCATCGGCCGCGCCATCGCCGAGCGGATGGCCGAGCATGGCGCGAAGGTCGTGATCTCCTCGCGCAAGCAGGATGTTTGCGACCAGGTCACCAAGGAAATCAACGACAAGTTCGGCAAGGGGACGGCGGTAGCGATCGCCGCGAACATTTCCAGCAAGGAAAACCTGCAGAACCTCGTCGACGAGTCGAACCGCGCTTTCGGCAAGATCGACGTGCTGGTCTGCAACGCCGCATCCAATCCCTATTACGGTCCGCTCGGCGGCATCTCCGATGAACAGTTTCGTAAGATCCTGGACAACAACATCGTCGCCAACAATTGGCTGATCAACATGGTGGTGCCGCAGATGATTGAGCGCAAGGATGGCTCGATTATCATCGTCTCCTCGATCGGCGGATTGAAGGGCTCGACCGTGCTCGGCGCCTACGCGATCTCGAAGGCGGCCGACATGCAACTCGCGCGCAACCTCGCCTGCGAATATGGCAAGCATAATATCCGCGTGAACTGTATCGCGCCCGGCCTGATCAAGACCGATTTCGCCAAGGCACTGTGGGATAATCCGGAGACGCTCAAAGCCTCCACCGCTCGCTCGCCGCTCTTGCGCATCGGCGTGCCGGACGAGATCGCGGGCGCTGCGGTGCTAATGGGATCGAAGGCCGGCGACTTCATGACCGGGCAGACCATCGTGATCGATGGTGGTGCTACGATCAGTTGA
- a CDS encoding serine hydrolase domain-containing protein, translating into MNAQTARQTTAPQTPSLPDAKPETIGLSSVRLQRMSDAFKREVDKGTLPGATVMVARRGQVGWFDAVGRQSPAAATPMAHDSIFRIFSMTKPIVSVGIMMLVEDGHFILGDPVAKFIPEFADQKVGVENNGKLELVPVKRPMTVQDLLRHTSGLTYDHTGNGLVQQLYQQSRLRSRKITNAEHATMIAGMPLICQPGAEWNYSRSTDVLGRIIEVVSGKSLGAFLTERILAPLQMAETAFHTSEANAGRLAEPFPTDPWNGEKVQLFNMLEKPAMESGGGGLVSTTMDYARFCQMLLNGGTLDGNRIIGRKTLELMASDHLTPDVKVDSPLMSPGHGFGLGFAVRTHRGIAPFPGSLGQFFWSGMAGTFFFIDPAEELFTVFMMQGPGQREYMRNMLRDLVYAAVE; encoded by the coding sequence ATGAACGCGCAGACCGCCCGCCAGACAACCGCCCCCCAGACCCCTTCTCTCCCCGACGCCAAGCCGGAAACCATCGGCCTCTCGAGCGTCCGCCTGCAGCGGATGTCGGACGCCTTCAAGCGCGAGGTCGACAAGGGAACCCTGCCCGGCGCCACCGTCATGGTGGCCCGGCGCGGACAAGTCGGCTGGTTCGATGCCGTCGGCCGCCAGAGCCCGGCGGCGGCCACGCCGATGGCGCATGACAGCATCTTCCGCATCTTCTCGATGACCAAGCCGATCGTCTCGGTCGGCATCATGATGCTGGTCGAGGACGGCCACTTCATCCTGGGCGATCCCGTCGCTAAGTTCATTCCGGAGTTTGCCGACCAGAAGGTCGGCGTCGAGAACAACGGCAAGCTCGAGCTGGTGCCGGTGAAGCGGCCGATGACGGTTCAGGACCTGCTGCGGCATACGTCGGGCCTGACCTACGACCACACCGGTAACGGCCTCGTCCAGCAGCTCTATCAGCAGTCACGGCTGCGCAGCCGCAAGATCACCAACGCCGAGCACGCCACCATGATCGCCGGCATGCCGCTGATCTGCCAGCCCGGCGCGGAATGGAACTACAGCCGCTCGACCGATGTGCTCGGCCGCATCATCGAAGTCGTCTCCGGCAAGTCGCTCGGCGCGTTCCTGACCGAGCGAATCCTGGCGCCGCTGCAGATGGCCGAGACCGCTTTCCATACCTCAGAAGCGAACGCTGGCCGCCTCGCCGAACCGTTCCCGACCGATCCGTGGAACGGCGAGAAGGTGCAGCTCTTCAACATGCTGGAGAAGCCCGCGATGGAATCCGGCGGCGGCGGGCTGGTCTCGACCACCATGGACTATGCCCGGTTCTGCCAGATGCTGCTCAACGGCGGCACGCTCGACGGCAATCGGATTATCGGCCGCAAGACGCTGGAGCTCATGGCTTCAGATCATCTCACGCCCGATGTGAAGGTCGACTCGCCGCTGATGTCGCCGGGCCACGGCTTTGGGCTCGGCTTCGCCGTCCGCACGCACCGGGGCATCGCGCCGTTCCCGGGCTCGCTTGGCCAGTTCTTCTGGAGCGGTATGGCCGGCACGTTCTTCTTTATCGATCCCGCGGAAGAGCTGTTCACGGTCTTCATGATGCAGGGGCCCGGCCAGCGCGAATACATGCGGAACATGCTGCGCGATTTGGTCTACGCGGCGGTGGAGTGA
- a CDS encoding DUF3072 domain-containing protein: MTSKTHIDSNTEKDPDDWVSGDEPMTGAQASYLKTLCEQAHCPEAFNENLTKAEASKLIDKMREKAGVAE, encoded by the coding sequence ATGACTTCCAAGACGCACATCGATTCGAACACAGAAAAGGACCCTGACGACTGGGTCTCCGGCGATGAACCGATGACGGGGGCTCAGGCATCTTACCTGAAAACATTGTGCGAGCAGGCGCATTGCCCCGAGGCATTCAATGAAAACCTCACGAAGGCGGAAGCGTCGAAGCTGATCGACAAGATGCGCGAGAAAGCCGGCGTGGCAGAATAG
- a CDS encoding YhjD/YihY/BrkB family envelope integrity protein — MAALGSNVDRFVGRQRRAIASEQWAADKVVLSALNTVVPIGIFTLLFAAIYRVLPDTDIYWCHLVLSAFVTAVLFTIGKSVIGFSPVAQRRVRPMRGGVR, encoded by the coding sequence GTGGCCGCCCTCGGCTCTAATGTTGATCGTTTCGTTGGCCGCCAGCGCCGCGCTATCGCCTCGGAACAGTGGGCTGCTGACAAGGTCGTCCTGAGTGCTCTCAACACGGTGGTGCCGATAGGGATATTCACGTTGTTGTTCGCAGCGATCTACCGGGTACTGCCCGATACGGACATCTACTGGTGCCATCTCGTCCTGAGCGCATTTGTCACAGCCGTGTTGTTCACTATCGGCAAGTCGGTGATCGGCTTTAGCCCGGTCGCGCAGCGCCGAGTTCGGCCTATGCGCGGCGGGGTGCGCTGA
- a CDS encoding DUF3618 domain-containing protein: protein MARSVEELRRDSEISRAQLAATVDRLREQITDTAEDIRYKVSPDGIKAEVSGFISHKTQTWLGALRQQAMENPMQALAAGTAIAVPALRLARGFPLPLLMIGAGLALSSKTVRDRAAEAAAPGIEKAREVMDETAARAQSLGDSLRQAVSSTQSEAAARAGDAQEAAGEMASETRNRAAETADAVSGKVKAGMDAASEMANDTMEMAKEKMERARSSATRAATAAPAAASKVIRDNAALIGGLGVAIGAILAASLPSTRAEAGVLGKASDSVKRAAGTAAQSGFDAAKDAAMSAADAAAKSVSDADLGKHASRITEGVTERLQEVADDVVTTAFDPSRNPHS, encoded by the coding sequence ATGGCACGATCCGTAGAGGAGCTACGACGGGACTCCGAGATAAGCCGCGCCCAGCTTGCGGCGACCGTCGATCGGTTGAGGGAACAGATCACCGACACTGCAGAAGACATCCGCTACAAGGTTTCGCCGGATGGCATCAAGGCGGAGGTTTCCGGCTTCATCAGTCACAAGACCCAGACTTGGCTTGGCGCTCTCAGGCAGCAAGCGATGGAAAACCCGATGCAGGCGCTTGCCGCCGGCACCGCGATCGCGGTGCCGGCGTTGCGGCTGGCCCGCGGTTTTCCACTCCCGCTTCTGATGATCGGCGCGGGGCTCGCCCTGAGTTCGAAAACCGTGCGCGACCGCGCTGCGGAAGCGGCGGCGCCCGGAATTGAAAAAGCCAGGGAAGTGATGGACGAGACCGCGGCACGCGCGCAGTCACTCGGCGATAGCCTGCGTCAGGCGGTATCCTCCACCCAGAGCGAGGCAGCCGCTAGGGCCGGCGACGCACAGGAGGCCGCGGGCGAGATGGCGAGCGAGACGAGGAATCGGGCCGCCGAAACCGCTGACGCCGTCAGCGGCAAGGTCAAGGCCGGCATGGATGCCGCTTCTGAAATGGCAAATGACACCATGGAAATGGCGAAAGAAAAGATGGAGCGCGCTCGCTCCTCCGCCACCCGGGCAGCGACCGCGGCACCCGCAGCGGCAAGCAAGGTGATCCGCGACAACGCTGCATTGATCGGCGGCCTGGGAGTGGCGATTGGTGCGATCCTTGCTGCTTCGCTTCCAAGTACCAGGGCCGAGGCCGGCGTATTGGGTAAAGCGAGCGACAGCGTTAAACGCGCCGCAGGCACGGCAGCTCAATCCGGATTTGATGCCGCCAAAGACGCCGCTATGTCGGCTGCGGACGCCGCGGCGAAAAGCGTTTCCGACGCCGACCTCGGCAAGCACGCCAGTCGGATCACGGAAGGCGTGACCGAGAGGCTCCAAGAAGTGGCCGACGACGTCGTGACGACGGCATTTGATCCTTCCCGTAACCCACATAGCTGA
- a CDS encoding phage holin family protein → MSTKTDIRTISSLLGDALSQFAKLFQNEVDLAKAELGEKVQQIGVAVGLVAAGAILVVPAIVMALFALSAALIAGGWSQPVSYLISAIVAAVIAAILLAIGMNRLDARKLAPRETLRQLEKDKDTVKGMVR, encoded by the coding sequence ATGAGCACTAAAACGGATATTCGGACGATCTCCAGCCTGCTGGGCGATGCACTTTCGCAATTCGCCAAGCTGTTTCAAAACGAAGTCGATCTCGCCAAGGCTGAGCTTGGCGAAAAGGTTCAGCAAATCGGTGTCGCCGTTGGTCTCGTCGCGGCTGGCGCCATTCTCGTCGTTCCAGCGATTGTCATGGCCCTGTTCGCCCTTTCCGCGGCCTTGATCGCGGGAGGATGGTCGCAGCCCGTCTCGTATCTGATCTCCGCGATCGTGGCCGCGGTGATTGCGGCCATCCTGCTTGCGATCGGCATGAACCGGCTGGACGCGCGGAAACTGGCGCCACGTGAAACGCTGCGGCAGCTCGAAAAGGACAAGGATACCGTGAAGGGAATGGTGCGATGA